From Halomarina ordinaria:
TGGTGTCGCGCGAGGCGTGTTCGAGCCACACCAGCCCCGCGACCAGCCACCCGGCGAACAGCGCCTTCGCGAAGAGGTCCCACCACGACGTCTCCAGGGCCTCCGTCCCGAACCCGACGGCGACCGCGGCCGCCGGCGGCGAGAACACGCCGGTCTGGGAGAGGACCAGCGCCCCGAGCGCCGCGCCGACCGCGTTCGCACAGAGGACGACCACCCAGATGCGCAACAGCGCCGGGACGCTCGTCAACCGCGTCAGCACGAGCGCCACCGGCGGGAGCGTGTTCTCGGTGTACAGCTGATACCGGCCGATGATGATGTAGACGAAGCCGATGGGGTAGAGCACTGCCCCGACCGTCGGCCCCATCGGTCCCGGGACGGCGGCCGTGACGACGGCGTGCAGGAGGAACGCCAGCGTGATGGCGAACCCCGCCGCCAGTCCGCTGAAGAACAGCTCTCGCGTCGTCGCGTCTATCTCCTCGTCCGCGCTCACGATGACGCGCTGGAATATCTCGTCGGCCGAGAAGCGGTCGCGGATGACCTTCCCATCGGCGGGCGCCCCGCTCTGGGACCGGTCGACCGCATCGCGGACTTCCGACTCGGGGTCTCGGGGTGTAGACGTCACTGTTCGGGTTCTCGACAGGTGTACGGGCTGGACTCAGTGGTCGTCGGTGCCGGCCACCCGCACGGAGGGGTGTGGACACACGACGCTCCGGAGGCGTCGAGACGAGAAAAGGGTTGGTTGCGACCGATTTCGGGACCGACTCGTCAGTCGTCCGATTCGCCCGTCGCGCTCGCCGCGCCCGTCGCCCCTGCCGACAGGCCGTCGACGGAGAGCGTGCCCGTCAGTTCGCGGTAGGGGTAGGGCATGTCGATGCCCTCGGCGTCACAGCGCTCCTTGACGGCGGAGACGAACTCCGACTGGGCGCCGACGATGTCGGCCCGGGAGGGGTCGGCTATCCAGAAGCGCGCCTGGAGGCCGACCGCCGAGTCGCCGAGTTCGGTGACGCGCACCGAGGGCGCCGGGTCGTCGAGGATGCCCTCGCACGCCGACGCCTCGTCGAGGATGACCTCCGTCGCGTGCGTGATGTCGTCGTCGTAGCCGATGCCGAAGACGAACGTGCGCCGGAGTTTGTCGTAGGCGACGGGGTTGACCAGCGCGTTGTTCGCGAGGTCGGAGTT
This genomic window contains:
- a CDS encoding formate/nitrite transporter family protein, which produces MTSTPRDPESEVRDAVDRSQSGAPADGKVIRDRFSADEIFQRVIVSADEEIDATTRELFFSGLAAGFAITLAFLLHAVVTAAVPGPMGPTVGAVLYPIGFVYIIIGRYQLYTENTLPPVALVLTRLTSVPALLRIWVVVLCANAVGAALGALVLSQTGVFSPPAAAVAVGFGTEALETSWWDLFAKALFAGWLVAGLVWLEHASRDTISRIVLVYVIFLCIPVGGLYHSVVSICDAFYLAFETGTGILPVLWEFVTPVVLGNTVGGVFLVTLVNYMQTRDRYPEPLAERPTLSLRQWLVGWGRSPRVDRSD